One part of the Bdellovibrio sp. KM01 genome encodes these proteins:
- the dbpA gene encoding ATP-dependent RNA helicase DbpA, with translation MNTTNSFSALNLKPELLTVVEELGFSSMTPIQEKSIPVLLAGKDVIGQSKTGSGKTAAFLLPILQQLEINQKTLQALIICPTRELAIQVLAEVRKLGRGLPGLQTIALTGGGQTGREQQLELEKGVQIAVGTPGRILDLASKERLFLDDVKTVVLDEADKMFDMGFIVEIKNLMRELPVNRQTVLFSATFTDAVLDLSKRYQKNPQKVSIEEGAEALQIEEVTYDSEEKDKAGNLMRVLQQHQAESCIVFCNTKNTVNDLMTKFAELKASATCLHGDLEQKDRERVMALFKNGSAKILVATDVAARGLDIENLELVVNYDFPLQPETYVHRVGRTGRAGKSGVAVTLLSARDTLKLIEIENITGRKFQKPNLGFKNQFGLNWEWKQAPMQTLMISGGRKNKIRPGDILGALTGASGGLQAGDIGKIEMYDTYTYVAIRTDQANHALNSLRNGKIKAQKFQVKIVK, from the coding sequence TTGAATACGACGAATTCTTTTTCCGCTTTAAATTTAAAACCTGAGCTTTTGACTGTCGTCGAAGAACTGGGTTTTAGCTCTATGACTCCTATTCAAGAAAAGAGTATTCCGGTGCTTCTGGCGGGCAAAGATGTCATCGGCCAATCCAAAACTGGCAGTGGAAAAACGGCGGCATTCTTATTGCCGATTTTGCAACAACTGGAAATCAACCAAAAGACTTTGCAAGCCCTCATCATCTGCCCGACTCGCGAACTGGCGATCCAGGTACTTGCCGAGGTCCGTAAGTTGGGCCGTGGGCTTCCTGGCTTACAAACGATTGCTCTGACTGGCGGAGGTCAAACAGGTCGCGAACAACAGCTTGAACTTGAAAAAGGCGTACAGATCGCTGTCGGAACTCCAGGGCGTATCTTAGATCTGGCCTCGAAGGAGCGCTTGTTCTTGGATGATGTCAAAACTGTCGTGCTTGATGAAGCCGATAAGATGTTTGATATGGGCTTTATTGTCGAAATTAAAAATCTTATGCGAGAGCTTCCCGTGAATCGCCAAACAGTTTTGTTTTCAGCGACTTTCACCGATGCCGTTTTAGATTTAAGCAAACGCTATCAAAAAAATCCGCAAAAAGTATCCATCGAAGAAGGCGCCGAGGCTTTACAAATCGAAGAAGTCACTTATGACTCGGAAGAAAAAGACAAAGCCGGAAACCTGATGCGCGTTTTACAACAGCATCAAGCTGAGTCTTGCATCGTCTTTTGTAATACTAAAAACACCGTCAATGATTTGATGACGAAGTTCGCGGAACTAAAAGCCAGCGCCACCTGCCTGCATGGCGACCTTGAGCAAAAAGATCGCGAACGCGTTATGGCTTTGTTTAAAAATGGCAGCGCCAAAATTTTGGTAGCCACCGATGTTGCCGCCCGCGGATTGGATATTGAAAATCTTGAACTGGTGGTGAATTATGACTTCCCTCTGCAGCCAGAAACCTACGTTCATCGTGTCGGTCGTACGGGTCGCGCTGGTAAGTCCGGTGTAGCTGTGACATTGCTATCAGCTCGCGATACTTTGAAATTGATTGAAATTGAAAACATCACGGGTCGTAAATTCCAAAAACCTAACTTAGGTTTCAAAAACCAATTCGGTTTGAACTGGGAATGGAAACAAGCCCCGATGCAAACACTGATGATTTCTGGCGGTCGCAAGAACAAAATCCGTCCGGGAGATATTCTGGGTGCCTTGACCGGTGCTTCCGGCGGTTTGCAAGCCGGCGATATCGGCAAAATCGAAATGTACGATACCTATACATACGTTGCGATCCGAACGGATCAAGCAAATCACGCTTTAAACAGCCTTCGCAACGGCAAAATCAAAGCGCAAAAGTTCCAAGTTAAAATCGTAAAATAG